A part of Saccharomyces cerevisiae S288C chromosome XIV, complete sequence genomic DNA contains:
- the SLA2 gene encoding Sla2p (Adaptor protein that links actin to clathrin and endocytosis; involved in membrane cytoskeleton assembly and cell polarization; present in the actin cortical patch of the emerging bud tip; dimer in vivo), with protein MSRIDSDLQKALKKACSVEETAPKRKHVRACIVYTWDHQSSKAVFTTLKTLPLANDEVQLFKMLIVLHKIIQEGHPSALAEAIRDRDWIRSLGRVHSGGSSYSKLIREYVRYLVLKLDFHAHHRGFNNGTFEYEEYVSLVSVSDPDEGYETILDLMSLQDSLDEFSQIIFASIQSERRNTECKISALIPLIAESYGIYKFITSMLRAMHRQLNDAEGDAALQPLKERYELQHARLFEFYADCSSVKYLTTLVTIPKLPVDAPDVFLINDVDESKEIKFKKREPSVTPARTPARTPTPTPPVVAEPAISPRPVSQRTTSTPTGYLQTMPTGATTGMMIPTATGAANAIFPQATAQMQPDFWANQQAQFANEQNRLEQERVQQLQQQQAQQELFQQQLQKAQQDMMNMQLQQQNQHQNDLIALTNQYEKDQALLQQYDQRVQQLESEITTMDSTASKQLANKDEQLTALQDQLDVWERKYESLAKLYSQLRQEHLNLLPRFKKLQLKVNSAQESIQKKEQLEHKLKQKDLQMAELVKDRDRARLELERSINNAEADSAAATAAAETMTQDKMNPILDAILESGINTIQESVYNLDSPLSWSGPLTPPTFLLSLLESTSENATEFATSFNNLIVDGLAHGDQTEVIHCVSDFSTSMATLVTNSKAYAVTTLPQEQSDQILTLVKRCAREAQYFFEDLMSENLNQVGDEEKTDIVINANVDMQEKLQELSLAIEPLLNIQSVKSNKETNPHSELVATADKIVKSSEHLRVDVPKPLLSLALMIIDAVVALVKAAIQCQNEIATTTSIPLNQFYLKNSRWTEGLISAAKAVAGATNVLITTASKLITSEDNENTSPEQFIVASKEVAASTIQLVAASRVKTSIHSKAQDKLEHCSKDVTDACRSLGNHVMGMIEDDHSTSQQQQPLDFTSEHTLKTAEMEQQVEILKLEQSLSNARKRLGEIRRHAYYNQDDD; from the coding sequence ATCCGTCAGCGCTAGCTGAGGCCATCCGGGATAGGGACTGGATCAGATCTCTGGGTAGGGTACATTCTGGCGGTTCGTCGTACAGCAAACTGATTCGGGAGTATGTGCGGTACCTGGTTTTGAAGCTGGACTTTCATGCGCACCATAGAGGGTTTAACAACGGGACGTTTGAGTACGAGGAGTATGTGTCACTGGTTTCAGTTTCCGACCCGGACGAAGGGTACGAGACGATCTTAGATTTGATGTCGTTACAGGATTCTCTTGACGAGTTCTCGCAGATCATCTTTGCGTCGATTCAGTCCGAGAGGAGAAATACTGAGTGCAAAATTTCGGCGCTGATCCCGTTGATTGCGGAGTCATATGGTATTTATAAATTCATCACCTCGATGCTGAGAGCTATGCACAGGCAATTGAATGATGCGGAGGGTGACGCTGCTCTGCAGCCCTTGAAAGAACGGTACGAGTTGCAACATGCAAGGCTGTTTGAGTTTTACGCGGACTGCTCTTCTGTGAAGTACTTGACCACGTTAGTAACCATTCCAAAACTACCCGTGGACGCTCCAGACGTATTTTTAATCAACGATGTGGACGAGTCAAAAGAGATtaagttcaaaaaaagagagcCCTCTGTAACTCCAGCGCGGACGCCGGCACGGACTCCAACACCAACACCACCTGTTGTTGCTGAGCCGGCTATTTCCCCACGTCCGGTATCTCAAAGGACTACTTCGACGCCTACGGGTTACTTGCAAACTATGCCGACGGGTGCCACCACTGGGATGATGATCCCCACTGCCACTGGTGCAGCTAACGCCATTTTTCCACAGGCGACGGCACAAATGCAGCCGGACTTCTGGGCCAATCAACAAGCCCAGTTTGCGAACGAGCAAAACCGTCTCGAGCAAGAGCGTGTGCAACAGttgcaacaacagcagGCACAGCAGGAACTGTTTCAACAGCAGTTACAAAAAGCACAACAGGATATGATGAATATGCAGcttcaacaacaaaaccAACATCAAAACGATTTAATTGCCCTCACCAATCAATATGAAAAGGACCAGGCTTTATTGCAGCAATATGACCAAAGAGTGCAGCAGCTGGAAAGTGAAATCACAACGATGGATTCTACAGCTTCCAAACAATTGGCTAATAAGGACGAGCAACTAACTGCATTGCAGGATCAATTGGATGTTtgggaaagaaaatatgaGTCTTTAGCCAAGCTATACTCCCAGTTGCGTCAAGAGCATCTAAATCTTTTACCTCGTTTTAAAAAACTGCAGTTAAAGGTGAATAGTGCGCAGGAATCCATTCAGAAAAAGGAACAGTTAGAACACAAATTGAAGCAAAAGGATTTGCAAATGGCCGAGTTGGTTAAGGACCGTGACAGGGCAAGGTTAGAATTAGAAAGATCCATTAATAATGCAGAGGCGGACAGTGCAGCGGCgacagcagcagcagaaACAATGACTCAGGATAAAATGAACCCTATTCTGGATGCCATATTGGAAAGCGGTATCAACACCATCCAGGAATCGGTCTATAATCTCGATTCTCCTTTGAGTTGGTCGGGTCCGCTGACTCCACCCACTTTCCTTTTGTCCTTATTGGAAAGTACTTCTGAAAACGCCACTGAGTTTGCCACCAGTTTCAATAATTTGATAGTAGACGGCCTTGCACACGGCGACCAAACAGAGGTCATACACTGCGTTAGTGATTTCAGTACTTCGATGGCTACACTGGTGACCAATTCAAAGGCGTACGCCGTTACTACATTACCTCAAGAACAGTCTGATCAAATTTTGACCCTGGTGAAGAGATGTGCCAGAGAGGCCCAATATTTCTTCGAGGATTTGATGTCTGAAAATCTTAACCAGGTCGGTGATGAGGAGAAAACTGATATCGTCATCAATGCCAACGTGGACATGCAAGAGAAGTTGCAAGAGCTATCTTTGGCTATCGAACCGTTATTGAACATACAATCTGTCAaatcaaataaagaaacgAACCCACATTCTGAATTGGTTGCCACTGCTGACAAAATTGTCAAATCCTCAGAACACTTACGTGTTGACGTTCCTAAACCATTGTTGTCATTGGCATTAATGATTATTGATGCTGTTGTGGCTTTGGTAAAGGCTGCTATTCAGTGccaaaatgaaattgcCACCACGACAAGTATTCCTCTGAACCAATTCTACTTGAAAAACAGCAGATGGACAGAAGGTTTGATCTCCGCGGCAAAGGCTGTGGCAGGTGCAACCAATGTTTTAATCACTACTGCTAGTAAGTTAATCACTTCTGAAGACAATGAAAACACATCACCTGAACAATTTATCGTCGCCTCCAAAGAAGTGGCCGCATCCACAATACAATTGGTAGCAGCATCGAGAGTGAAAACTTCCATCCACTCGAAGGCCCAAGATAAATTGGAACACTGTTCCAAAGATGTTACCGATGCATGCAGAAGTTTGGGTAACCACGTCATGGGTATGATTGAAGATGATCATTCGACTTcgcaacagcagcaaccATTGGACTTCACATCCGAACACACATTGAAGACTGCCGAAATGGAACAGCAAgtggaaattttgaagttaGAACAATCCTTGAGCAATGCCAGGAAGAGATTGGGCGAGATAAGAAGGCATGCCTACTATAACCAGGATGATGATTGA
- the ATG2 gene encoding Atg2p (Putative lipid transport protein; peripheral membrane protein required for vesicle formation during autophagy, pexophagy and the CVT pathway; directed to autophagic membranes by Atg18p where it acts as a PAS-ER membrane tether during autophagosome formation; involved in Atg9p cycling between the PAS and mitochondria; binds the phospholipid PI(3)P via an APT1 domain; essential for cell cycle progression from G2/M to G1 under nitrogen starvation; forms cytoplasmic foci upon DNA replication stress) codes for MAFWLPQNIQKRLLLYVLQQISLFSNIDLSNLDVSIGSKSHFSFHDVNLSLDDLNIPNVQINEGIVDELVLKLTVSGGVEIDGSGLRFIMTPLYSSGSQELHSDFLVKSIQDLTNSMLQFSDPLTTYNRYKEDDISSSDSSSDLNSNIEASKPAANGSYTLQNMRNKALNVALAKLKIALKDVTIRFIVNDRDPSDNIVEVHLESIQLITTDANLRHINIENITISSIQKQAVPDSPVHPFNNDDLSQSVYLSKMEATSLYMSAMEEQSNEDPSEPQVTQEEQENDKCKESLMEINNLNIAFKGLSSVNDLRMSNIVIDIQDVHLAIHKIVEIKNSTLKNIIDIIVTHLDANESFSCQDSQSPSPDKQEPSALSSVDIKCIYLNLGQDITVILKSFKLEQKENNSLAFSLGSFYSNSSPLTISHKTKPLLTGEQTPQSIALNMGDELDIIISHDGIAHFFKIFQFVSKCMSFYQNKSKGMMPQIASDTKRTVQLTSKAVKLSLKFPYFLLCFQVSPFIYDSNRELYIELVDVFKKLPSRCTKILTMSSITISNLQSPLQLGSYDDTLKEALIYSSVHAIIKEVIFNEEYSGIVQLVEDISAFGKLFTDSKNSECTGKSKSKRGSFLQRSVRVLNSSRFVYKQSLSANFSLKIDSMKLKVSEIIGPQFGSVEALLSNNFFAITDDSQIVYFTKNLKVERKTPSLLEPQEIMSVVLNKAVNEPVLYVHRRANGKLKVIFNNIRIHYYARWLEILKKNIGPDNASSKDEPVSQKLSKKQPTSGFPWELKCLDCSLILHPFRLKSVMVIVLDNLTTGGSSFIPQAKLLSKANTLFLIDDYQNFKIQKDKNWPSLINFYAGQGFSAIGKIDTLNFLINKSDGALLLDCKIEQVGLSLCADSFQTFCQLCIDLKYPQTFPDEEKFRTQLKNPIDVFKDIDCDLFNSAFIRENNHQNDYDSVHLVDSFLDKTHEFNNGARSKLSSQGSYEMDSSSGTATGGILLPHESYLDSAQPKEEDTPPIASKEQERDVDIRGSIDVEKVVIKLFDGYDWKYTRKFIANTVEKLDKELSKAEASSSKSNVPQSEANIFDSIYISANKNNVTDLRRNLDGEIQGVQNSFSDVSKVNLRPSKHYKALIQLNKVHVNLKNYRVDEPDESNSDNSTDVLNRCVVSIYEFEIIDNVPTSTWNKFVTLLKHEPWPHSSPMFLLDLEFIRPIDFLQAVELVMQLNVAPLRLHVDQDTLEFLIRFLGFKDKRFELIDEYPDIVFIQKFSTNSIKLRLDYKPKKVDYAGLRSGQTSELMNFFTLDGSKIILKSVVLYGLNGFDELNNKLKAIWTPDITKKQLPGVLEGLAPVRSFMAIGSGVKTLVTVLMSEYRQEGHLGRSLKKGGNVFLKTTTGDFVKLGVKLTSGTQAILENTEELFGGVGSNGRVYDASKFGSADGADSDTAAVLDLDTLFEEDQLVGSKYSRIRDHEPTAVVIDMSSPGDHNEPTIVSLYADQPLDLPTGLKEAYSSLEKHMHIAYDAVWRAKGQMKDDKRGGPSAAAVYVARAAPVAIIRPLIGATEAVSKTLQGIANQVDKTHNEQINDKYKSNRTDS; via the coding sequence ATGGCATTTTGGTTACCTCAAAATATACAAAAGCGGCTGCTTCTTTACGTCCTTCAGCAAATTTCGCTGTTCTCCAATATAGATTTATCTAACTTGGACGTTTCTATAGGGTCTAAGTCACATTTCTCGTTCCATGATGTGAATCTGTCACTTGATGATCTCAACATTCCAAACGTGCAAATAAACGAAGGCATAGTTGACGAGCTTGTGTTAAAATTAACAGTTTCTGGCGGTGTGGAAATCGATGGGTCTGGTTTAAGATTTATCATGACACCTTTATATTCCAGTGGCTCACAGGAACTTCActcagattttttggttaaAAGCATCCAAGATCTTACGAATTCGATGTTACAATTTAGTGATCCATTGACCACATATAATAGGTacaaagaagatgacatTAGCTCTTCAGACAGTAGTAGTGATCTCAACTCTAATATAGAAGCTTCAAAACCAGCCGCAAATGGTTCTTATACTCTTCAAAATATGCGGAACAAGGCCCTTAATGTAGCCTTAGcgaaattgaaaatagcATTAAAGGACGTTACCATACGTTTCATAGTGAATGATAGAGATCCTTCCGATAACATTGTGGAGGTTCATCTAGAAAGCATACAACTTATTACTACAGACGCAAATTTACGACAtataaacattgaaaatatcaccATTTCCTCAATACAAAAACAAGCTGTACCCGACTCTCCTGTGCATCCTTTCAATAATGACGATCTGTCACAAAGCGtttatttatcaaaaatggaGGCTACTTCACTTTATATGAGCGCCATGGAAGAGCAATCAAATGAAGACCCCAGTGAACCCCAAGTTAcacaagaagaacaagagaaTGATAAGTGCAAGGAATCTTTAATggaaataaataatttgAACATAGCTTTTAAGGGTTTATCATCGGTCAATGATCTCAGAATGTCTaatattgttattgatattcaGGATGTTCATTTAGCGATACACAAAATTGTCGAAATCAAAAACTCCactttgaagaatattataGATATCATTGTTACACATTTGGATGCCAATGAAAGCTTTTCTTGCCAGGATTCCCAAAGTCCTTCACCTGACAAGCAGGAACCATCAGCTCTTTCTTCTGTTGATATCAAATGTATATACTTAAACTTAGGCCAAGATATCACAGTAATTTTGAAGAGCTTTAAATTAGagcaaaaggaaaataattcattgGCATTTTCTTTAGGCTCATTTTATTCTAATTCGAGTCCATTGACAATTAGCCATAAAACTAAGCCATTGCTCACTGGAGAACAAACCCCTCAAAGCATCGCATTAAATATGGGCGACGAACTAGATATTATTATCAGTCATGATGGCATTGCgcatttctttaaaatctttcagtttgtttcaaaatgtATGTCCTTTTATCAGAATAAGTCAAAAGGGATGATGCCTCAAATAGCATCGGATACTAAAAGGACCGTACAACTTACCTCAAAAGCAGTGAAGTTGTCGCTTAAGtttccatattttttattatgtTTCCAGGTTTCACCCTTCATTTACGACTCTAACCGTGAGTTGTACATTGAGCTTGTAGACGTATTTAAAAAACTACCTTCTCGGTGCACGAAAATATTGACAATGTCGAGCATTACGATCTCGAACTTGCAATCCCCTCTACAACTGGGTTCATATGACgatactttgaaagaagCGCTAATTTATAGTTCTGTCCATGCAATCATCAAAGAAGTGATATTTAACGAAGAATATTCTGGAATAGTACAATTAGTCGAAGATATTTCTGCGTTTGGAAAACTTTTCACGGATTCAAAGAACAGTGAATGTACAGGAAAGTCTAAAAGCAAGAGAGGCTCCTTTTTGCAGAGAAGTGTCAGAGTACTTAATTCTTCCAGGTTCGTTTACAAGCAGAGTTTATCCGCTAATTTTTCTCTCAAGATAGATTCCATGAAGTTAAAAGTATCAGAAATTATAGGGCCGCAATTTGGTTCTGTGGAAGCATTACTatcaaataatttctttGCGATTACGGATGACTCTCAAAttgtatattttacaaagaaCTTAAAGGTAGAAAGAAAGACACCGTCATTATTAGAGCCACAAGAAATCATGTCAGTAGTTTTGAATAAAGCAGTTAACGAACCTGTACTATATGTTCATAGAAGGGCGAATGGAAAGTTAAAAGTCATTTTTAACAACATTCGCATACATTACTATGCAAGGTGGTTAGAAAtactaaagaaaaacatcGGCCCGGATAATGCCAGTTCAAAAGATGAACCTGTTTCACAAAAGCTTAGTAAAAAACAACCGACTTCAGGATTTCCCTGGGAACTCAAATGTCTGGACTGCTCTCTAATTCTGCACCCTTTCAGATTAAAAAGTGTAATGGTCATTGTACTTGACAATCTAACAACTGGTGGAAGTTCATTTATTCCGCAGGCAAAGCTTCTTTCAAAGGCGAATACACTCTTCCTAATAGATGACTATcagaatttcaaaattcaaaaagataAGAACTGGCCTagtttgataaatttttatgCTGGTCAAGGTTTCTCTGCAATCGGTAAAATAGAtactttgaattttttaataaacaAATCCGATGGTGCCCTTTTATTGGATTGTAAAATAGAACAAGTTGGTCTTTCATTATGCGCGGattcttttcaaactttttgTCAGCTTTGTATTGATTTAAAATATCCTCAGACGTTTCCTGATGAGGAAAAATTTAGAACGCAGTTGAAAAATCCTATCGATGTATTCAAAGACATCGATTGTGatcttttcaattctgCCTTCATCCGGGAGAACAATCATCAAAATGATTACGACTCAGTGCATTTGGTAGACAGTTTTCTCGACAAAACTCACGAGTTCAACAATGGTGCCAGAAGTAAACTATCCTCTCAAGGTTCATATGAAATGGACAGTTCCTCTGGAACTGCCACAGGTGGTATTTTACTTCCCCATGAGAGTTATCTAGACTCTGCTCAgccaaaagaagaagatacTCCACCAATCGCCTCAAAAGAGCAAGAAAGGGATGTGGATATAAGGGGTAGTATAGATGTCGAAAAAGTTGTTATAAAACTATTCGATGGGTATGATTGGAAATATACGCGGAAATTTATCGCTAATACTGTTGAAAAACTGGATAAAGAGCTCAGTAAAGCGGAAGCAAGCAGTTCGAAATCAAATGTACCCCAATCAGAggcaaatatttttgacTCTATTTATATATCTGCTAACAAAAACAATGTCACAGATTTGAGAAGAAATCTTGATGGTGAGATCCAGGGGGTTCAGAATTCCTTCTCTGATGTCTCTAAAGTTAATTTGCGACCTTCTAAGCATTACAAAGCCCtgattcaattgaacaaagtACATGtcaatttgaagaattatcGAGTAGATGAACCCGATGAGTCTAACTCTGATAATTCCACAGATGTTTTGAACCGATGTGTAGTTTCCATTTAcgaatttgaaattatcGATAATGTTCCCACGTCCACCTGGAATAAATTTGTAACTTTGCTAAAGCACGAACCGTGGCCACACAGTTCTCCGATGTTTCTTCTGGACCTGGAATTTATCCGGCCGATCGACTTTTTGCAAGCAGTGGAATTAGTCATGCAATTAAATGTTGCGCCTTTACGCCTTCACGTGGATCAAGACACTTTAGAGTTTCTAATAAGGTTCTTAGGGttcaaagataaaagaTTTGAATTAATTGATGAGTATCCAGATATTgtatttattcaaaaatttagCACTAATTCAATTAAGTTAAGATTAGATTATAAGCCGAAAAAAGTTGATTATGCGGGTTTAAGATCGGGCCAAACTTCtgaattgatgaatttttttacccTTGATGGATCCAAgattattttgaaaagcgTAGTCCTGTATGGATTAAATGGATTCGATGaattaaataataaacTGAAAGCCATTTGGACGCCGGATATTACCAAAAAGCAGCTGCCTGGCGTTTTGGAAGGACTGGCTCCTGTCAGATCGTTTATGGCGATTGGGTCAGGGGTGAAGACCCTAGTCACAGTACTAATGTCAGAATACAGGCAAGAAGGGCATTTGGGAAGGAGTCTGAAAAAGGGTGGCAATGTCTTCTTGAAAACGACAACGGGAGATTTTGTGAAATTGGGAGTTAAATTAACTTCAGGGACACAGGCGATATTGGAGAACACCGAGGAACTATTCGGTGGTGTTGGTTCCAATGGCAGGGTGTACGATGCATCGAAATTTGGCTCCGCTGATGGTGCAGACAGTGATACTGCAGCTGTATTAGACTTGGATACTTTATTCGAGGAGGATCAGTTAGTTGGTAGTAAATATTCCAGGATAAGAGATCATGAGCCCACGGCAGTAGTCATCGATATGTCTTCACCGGGAGATCACAACGAACCCACAATAGTGAGTCTGTACGCAGATCAGCCCCTCGACCTGCCCACGGGTTTGAAGGAGGCGTATAGTTCATTAGAAAAGCATATGCATATTGCGTACGATGCGGTATGGAGGGCAAAGGGACAGATGAAGGATGATAAACGGGGAGGGCCGAGCGCCGCAGCAGTTTATGTTGCTAGAGCTGCACCTGTGGCAATTATTCGGCCGTTAATTGGGGCCACTGAGGCAGTGTCTAAGACTTTACAGGGAATAGCTAATCAAGTGGATAAGACGCATAACGAGCAAATCAATGATAAGTACAAGTCCAATCGGACTGATtcgtaa